In Fusobacteriaceae bacterium, a genomic segment contains:
- a CDS encoding immunity 51 family protein: MQEIMTAIRRIQEIKKNNPEIEKMINNLQELGFIELIVLKKSRKAIKTGDVFVFSPRKGLYFYGKVLNGKIENIYKGFVHGNILIFIFQHSSQKIDIQEFKKDYSKLLLAPTIVTYLQWSMGYFMTIGNEEISEEEKNLDYGFYVERTNTFCKETGELIDHVPEILARPYGELTTPHGITAAVETEFIINPDLIRGYPSTYEYDFPIYRPAIKMTSFDKEILPFTFLRNAEDKNYSLSLETGEYMMECFNKFSNKGFQGNGYDWNAVFKAFVSNKCPEQLNKLTFDSEAGLFCVFTKNRTLLKELAADFKKACEDDVTFINLLKIAEPE; this comes from the coding sequence ATGCAAGAAATAATGACTGCCATAAGAAGAATTCAAGAAATTAAGAAAAACAATCCAGAAATTGAAAAAATGATCAATAATTTACAAGAGTTAGGTTTTATAGAGCTTATAGTTTTGAAAAAAAGTAGAAAAGCTATCAAAACCGGAGATGTTTTCGTATTCTCCCCACGTAAAGGATTATATTTTTATGGAAAAGTATTGAATGGGAAAATAGAAAATATTTATAAAGGTTTCGTGCATGGAAATATTCTAATATTTATATTTCAACATTCAAGCCAAAAAATTGATATTCAAGAATTTAAAAAAGACTATTCTAAATTATTATTGGCGCCGACGATTGTTACATATCTTCAATGGTCAATGGGATATTTTATGACAATCGGCAATGAAGAAATTTCAGAAGAAGAAAAAAATCTTGATTATGGGTTTTATGTTGAAAGAACGAATACTTTTTGCAAAGAAACTGGAGAGTTGATTGATCATGTGCCCGAAATATTAGCGAGACCATATGGTGAATTAACGACACCTCATGGGATTACAGCAGCCGTTGAAACAGAATTTATCATTAATCCAGATTTAATTAGAGGATACCCAAGTACTTACGAGTATGATTTCCCAATATACAGACCAGCAATCAAAATGACCAGCTTCGACAAAGAAATATTGCCATTTACCTTTTTGAGAAACGCAGAAGATAAAAACTATTCTTTATCGTTGGAAACTGGGGAATATATGATGGAATGTTTCAATAAATTCTCGAATAAAGGATTTCAGGGTAATGGCTATGACTGGAACGCCGTATTCAAAGCATTTGTTTCTAACAAATGCCCTGAACAATTAAACAAATTAACATTCGATTCAGAAGCAGGTTTATTTTGTGTCTTCACAAAAAACAGGACCCTACTCAAAGAACTGGCAGCAGATTTCAAAAAGGCTTGTGAAGATGATGTAACATTTATAAATTTATTAAAAATTGCTGAACCAGAGTAA